From a single Intestinibaculum porci genomic region:
- a CDS encoding DUF5722 domain-containing protein yields the protein MKKKNLFFVIAFSMILSVVFANPVKNVSAASNTMSVSVTASKIKIKITKAKKSGTLYAYSANEYAKKDTTRGVSKSVKTKGTALGKVSKGQSKTITVNRYDANGRDGLYNKYYLLNGNTIVKGPIYATSIASAKKSIGFTQKSVKGLYTEGDASNIKYAKDLGVSSITLNIDLGTLMYASKSVAPADATPYQVNGQTYYFNTSAVNYYDSVIQKASAAKMNVIGILIAWTNKNYNTYAKALRYNSPKSTITMGQNTSNATGRDDFIAMIEFLAHRYSQSKANGYISTYVLGNEIDFTHYWYNTSNFNKFMEEYSRALRLSNLAIKKYAGNVKVAVPYTHYWAKSAGQVFKECPGPSFAPLKMTNWLAKTSKAQGNYDWALAPHCYGVVNTKAQQTLSDSSMGVLTGNYKTTKELTFTNLEVLSSYLNTIKYNGKQRSVYLTESGASSGKISTKNLKYQAATVAYEYYKVAHLPFIKSFNYYRLKDEASEAKNGLSVGLLKSNGSQKPAYKVYKHIDTKSSSAWTKGYLKYISYKRNGKGSAKKATSWKSAMNVYSTSFNWNKKWSWKKITKR from the coding sequence ATGAAAAAGAAAAATCTATTTTTTGTGATTGCTTTTTCAATGATCTTATCTGTTGTCTTCGCTAATCCAGTGAAGAATGTTTCCGCTGCAAGTAACACTATGAGTGTCAGCGTTACCGCAAGTAAGATCAAGATTAAGATCACCAAAGCTAAAAAAAGTGGGACACTTTATGCTTATTCTGCCAATGAATATGCGAAAAAGGATACCACTAGAGGTGTATCCAAATCAGTAAAAACAAAAGGAACAGCTTTAGGAAAAGTAAGCAAAGGTCAGTCTAAAACGATTACAGTGAATCGTTATGATGCCAATGGTCGTGATGGTTTATATAACAAGTATTATTTATTAAATGGTAATACGATTGTGAAAGGACCAATCTATGCGACTTCTATTGCCTCTGCTAAAAAGAGCATCGGTTTCACTCAGAAATCAGTGAAAGGTCTCTATACAGAAGGTGATGCATCTAATATCAAATATGCCAAAGATTTAGGTGTTTCATCAATTACATTAAACATTGATTTAGGCACATTGATGTATGCTTCTAAGAGCGTTGCTCCGGCTGATGCAACACCATATCAGGTGAATGGACAGACGTATTATTTTAATACCAGTGCTGTTAACTATTATGATTCTGTGATCCAGAAAGCTTCAGCCGCAAAGATGAATGTCATTGGTATTTTAATTGCCTGGACAAATAAAAACTACAATACTTATGCGAAAGCATTACGATATAACTCACCTAAGAGTACGATCACAATGGGTCAGAACACATCTAATGCTACTGGTCGTGATGACTTTATTGCGATGATCGAATTCTTAGCTCATCGTTATTCTCAGTCTAAAGCCAATGGTTATATCAGTACTTATGTATTAGGTAATGAAATTGACTTTACACATTATTGGTATAATACAAGCAACTTCAATAAGTTCATGGAAGAATATTCAAGAGCTTTACGTTTATCTAACTTAGCTATTAAGAAATATGCAGGTAATGTGAAAGTTGCTGTACCATATACACATTACTGGGCAAAGAGTGCCGGTCAGGTCTTCAAAGAATGTCCTGGTCCATCTTTCGCACCATTAAAGATGACCAACTGGTTAGCTAAAACATCAAAAGCACAGGGGAACTATGACTGGGCTTTAGCACCACACTGCTACGGCGTTGTCAATACAAAAGCACAGCAGACATTATCTGATAGTTCAATGGGTGTATTAACAGGTAACTATAAGACAACGAAAGAATTAACATTTACTAATTTAGAAGTCTTAAGCAGTTACTTAAATACAATTAAGTATAATGGTAAACAGAGAAGTGTATACTTAACAGAATCAGGTGCTTCTTCTGGTAAGATCTCGACAAAGAATCTTAAATATCAGGCGGCGACAGTCGCTTATGAATATTATAAAGTCGCTCATTTACCATTCATTAAATCATTCAACTACTATCGTTTAAAAGATGAGGCTTCAGAAGCAAAGAATGGTTTATCAGTTGGCTTACTTAAATCAAATGGTTCTCAGAAACCAGCTTACAAGGTCTATAAGCACATTGATACAAAGAGTTCTTCAGCCTGGACAAAAGGTTATCTGAAATACATTTCTTATAAGCGCAATGGAAAAGGTTCAGCTAAAAAAGCAACGTCTTGGAAGTCAGCTATGAATGTTTATAGTACTTCATTTAACTGGAATAAGAAATGGTCTTGGAAAAAGATCACTAAACGTTAA
- a CDS encoding SGNH/GDSL hydrolase family protein, which yields MGASTAEMDWVHQVQNELKKHYDEVNYDVKNIYWQTNTGMLQVDETEVKELSQNHPYNLVVIENTDQIGNKKLLDVYEENLRHFVSVVKQYNPQATVVLVMDFLADFHYRDMSIPEKSTTILNNVARDMNCHIASLHQITKNPNYMNKIGGILYDKDGNSYTITRKDVALHPNDQGMKYIAYKVLEQADITMDVGDSFADLSNPSVAPKNGWINEKKHRYYYVNGIIVKGLYQIGNVYYCFDKDTGALRKGIYKKNKYTYYADQKGKLIMYKLNGRYYNQDTQLIATKEGEKMVALFYAKEYLKKHPYKGKKRLQHYFDQIVKYKSKKKARTYTFNKTNPALVAVDFFNGKNSRDAKVCAFAYLAYALGQKKITIALHKKTNYVVIGKTFYQPNKADGFAIKLKDKVKKLKLMKAPQMKAVKTKKPTRIVKWDEKKKKLYYDNGMAVTGIAAYNNMFYAFDGQGHYDGVLTNLLRKAATSATPIATLKRLIGEPLSTSYHSSCFGTGDDGLLVYKNFIVSTFRSANDGTESYVAVKSTMQ from the coding sequence ATGGGGGCTTCTACGGCAGAGATGGACTGGGTCCATCAGGTTCAAAATGAACTTAAGAAACACTATGATGAGGTTAACTATGACGTTAAGAACATCTACTGGCAAACCAATACAGGCATGTTACAAGTGGATGAAACAGAGGTTAAAGAGCTGAGTCAAAACCATCCATATAATTTAGTGGTTATTGAAAATACAGATCAGATCGGAAATAAAAAACTCCTCGATGTGTATGAGGAAAACTTACGTCATTTTGTCAGTGTGGTGAAACAGTATAATCCTCAGGCGACAGTGGTTCTGGTAATGGATTTCTTAGCCGATTTCCATTATCGTGATATGAGTATTCCTGAAAAGAGTACAACGATCTTAAACAATGTGGCAAGAGATATGAATTGTCATATTGCTTCATTACATCAAATCACGAAAAATCCCAATTATATGAATAAAATTGGTGGTATCCTTTATGATAAGGATGGCAACTCTTATACAATTACGCGTAAGGATGTGGCTTTGCATCCTAATGATCAGGGGATGAAATACATTGCTTATAAAGTTTTAGAGCAGGCCGATATTACTATGGATGTGGGCGATAGCTTTGCGGATTTATCAAATCCTTCCGTTGCCCCCAAAAATGGCTGGATTAATGAGAAGAAACATCGTTACTATTATGTCAATGGGATTATCGTGAAGGGTCTCTATCAGATTGGCAATGTTTATTACTGCTTTGATAAAGATACCGGGGCTTTGCGAAAGGGAATCTATAAGAAAAATAAATATACTTATTATGCAGATCAAAAAGGCAAACTGATTATGTATAAGCTTAATGGTCGCTATTATAATCAGGATACCCAGCTGATTGCCACAAAAGAAGGAGAAAAGATGGTAGCTCTTTTCTATGCTAAAGAATATCTTAAAAAGCATCCTTATAAAGGTAAAAAACGTCTCCAGCATTATTTCGATCAGATAGTGAAATATAAAAGTAAAAAGAAAGCGCGAACCTATACATTTAATAAAACGAATCCGGCATTAGTGGCCGTTGATTTCTTTAATGGTAAGAATAGTCGAGATGCAAAAGTTTGTGCATTTGCGTATCTTGCTTATGCTCTTGGACAAAAGAAAATTACCATTGCTTTACACAAAAAGACCAACTATGTTGTGATTGGCAAGACTTTTTATCAGCCTAATAAAGCCGATGGCTTTGCCATCAAACTTAAAGACAAGGTGAAAAAGCTGAAACTAATGAAAGCTCCCCAGATGAAGGCGGTCAAAACCAAAAAGCCGACTCGTATTGTCAAATGGGATGAGAAAAAGAAGAAACTCTATTATGACAATGGCATGGCTGTAACGGGTATTGCGGCTTATAATAATATGTTCTATGCATTTGATGGTCAAGGTCATTATGACGGTGTTTTAACAAATCTGTTAAGAAAGGCCGCAACGTCTGCAACGCCAATTGCAACCCTTAAGCGACTGATTGGCGAGCCTTTATCGACAAGTTATCATAGTAGCTGTTTTGGAACAGGGGATGATGGCTTACTAGTCTATAAAAACTTTATCGTTTCCACTTTCAGAAGTGCGAATGATGGGACTGAAAGTTATGTGGCAGTGAAAAGTACTATGCAGTGA
- a CDS encoding O-antigen ligase family protein, with translation MDYALLGFGVVVLISSLTSRFGMHAFTGDLTFKVGGFLLLAVIFMYFMISKIEAPLPIHYIWAAPVLFLEITAILNSLTIDPLHMALPQMTLSDRVYFISTIGHIDYLSEYFCLFIPFFVAMLIRSDKKKDQILYGIIVFLGYLSSLLVRANGMILGCVFGLFVIGIYCLSHSKYMKVYLLQYFLFVFAALITDLINHLYIIPYKQLELDALSSHLSNKLYLVIAVILGILLVIEHKASDDTLKKVYKVMQKVILTLFVIALCGWLIFSIYCVVNNLQLPIFNNRINIWRGSFISFQHMSIREKFFGVGPNCVSAMLDKYAVYQGVSRTTAHNELLEYFLSTGILGFVTYLSFWVLLIRSLIKNSYKPYALAYLAGLVGYAGISLVVGPSFLNTVTLFTLLALASKEALSEA, from the coding sequence ATGGATTATGCATTATTAGGTTTTGGCGTAGTGGTGTTAATTTCTTCCTTAACATCTCGTTTTGGGATGCATGCTTTTACAGGTGATCTAACATTTAAGGTGGGTGGTTTTCTGCTTTTAGCAGTCATCTTTATGTACTTCATGATTTCTAAAATTGAAGCACCGCTGCCTATTCACTATATTTGGGCAGCACCTGTTCTCTTTTTGGAAATCACAGCTATTCTTAATTCATTAACGATTGATCCATTACATATGGCTTTACCGCAAATGACTTTATCTGATCGTGTGTATTTTATTTCTACGATCGGTCATATAGACTATTTATCAGAATATTTTTGCCTTTTTATTCCTTTCTTTGTGGCAATGCTTATTCGCAGTGACAAAAAGAAAGATCAGATCCTCTATGGGATTATAGTATTTTTGGGGTATTTATCTTCATTGCTTGTAAGGGCCAATGGGATGATTTTAGGATGTGTTTTTGGGTTATTTGTGATTGGTATTTACTGCCTGTCTCATAGTAAATATATGAAGGTATATCTGCTTCAGTATTTCTTATTTGTCTTTGCGGCATTGATTACAGATCTTATTAACCATCTTTATATCATTCCCTATAAACAGTTAGAGTTAGATGCCTTATCCTCTCATTTAAGCAATAAACTTTATCTGGTTATAGCTGTGATATTAGGAATACTATTAGTTATTGAGCATAAGGCTTCGGATGATACATTAAAGAAAGTTTATAAAGTTATGCAGAAAGTGATTTTAACTCTGTTTGTAATTGCATTATGCGGTTGGCTGATCTTCTCTATTTACTGTGTAGTGAATAACTTACAGTTACCAATCTTTAATAACCGTATTAATATCTGGCGTGGTTCTTTTATTAGCTTCCAGCATATGTCAATCAGAGAAAAATTCTTCGGTGTAGGTCCGAATTGTGTCTCTGCAATGTTAGATAAATATGCAGTTTATCAAGGCGTTTCACGTACGACTGCTCATAATGAATTGTTAGAATATTTCTTATCGACAGGAATTTTAGGCTTTGTTACTTATTTATCTTTTTGGGTATTATTAATAAGATCCCTCATAAAAAACAGCTATAAACCTTATGCATTAGCTTATTTAGCAGGTTTGGTTGGGTATGCTGGTATTTCATTAGTGGTAGGACCTTCCTTCCTTAATACTGTCACTTTATTTACATTACTTGCATTAGCTTCAAAAGAAGCTTTAAGTGAAGCTTAA
- a CDS encoding DUF5722 domain-containing protein yields the protein MKRFGVMGVLICLLLTLFTNKASALAPAMSAYANVSQIDIHITNELPGTLYAYPANSYPSGDAMKGISKKDDGCAKVGDYTGGDAHFYRERTQAGKDHLYDKYYLMNNGTILAGPIYVNGQDPSHNIAFAQDSIKGLFNEDLENVDAAKDLGVSSITVNIDLAELFAASHEGAISFQSQGKTYYFDTTYVNKLDRRIVPASTNHMNVMAVIAAWNQNGTRYPDELIYNGHKAAVIGTNTSNTEGLDDYLAMMEFLAQRYSQDESHGLIQSYIIGNEIDFTPYFYNCDNLNTFMEEYSRALRLASLAIGKYASDTDVVVPFTHYWCGDEKKLGKENSGASLKPYDMINWLAKVSKEQGDFNWNLAPHVYGSMNAKSNIAYTDVRYGAINGDIHSTEHLTYSNMELLQDYLSQDLLKYQGHMRSIYLTESGVSSDDNSTENLNKQAASFIQTYYKCAMLPFVKSYNYYRLYDHADETKKHLCVGLINDQGVKKPIYDVFKAIDTPSTLEVADPYLKEINYYKNGTKQMNTEKFSVEGWKDVMTVYDNAMDWSKQWNFFNIVKKSQQSAINTTLYNAASDAAHDSDAGEVVVAPTTTMIGIKRYRCIHCRAWIKDETLPVLKVAKKKTKKKKKKVKRKTVYIGQKVKLRYKGKYKYKTSNKKIAKVSKKGIITFKKTGKVTIKAVSKKKKYTLYYLVKKPRFKLTKKKIVLRKHKTAKIKVKVNKPKTKIKWKVKNKKIVRIKKGKIHALKKGRTTVYATAHHITRKVTIIVK from the coding sequence ATGAAACGTTTTGGGGTTATGGGAGTCTTAATATGTCTCTTGCTTACATTATTTACAAATAAAGCATCTGCTCTAGCACCTGCTATGAGCGCTTATGCTAATGTGTCACAGATTGATATACATATCACTAATGAGTTACCAGGTACACTGTATGCGTATCCTGCTAATAGTTATCCCTCTGGTGATGCTATGAAAGGCATCAGTAAGAAAGATGATGGCTGCGCAAAAGTAGGTGACTATACGGGTGGCGATGCGCATTTCTATCGAGAACGTACACAAGCGGGAAAGGATCACCTTTATGATAAATACTATCTGATGAATAATGGCACTATTCTTGCCGGCCCTATTTATGTGAATGGACAGGATCCTTCTCATAATATTGCCTTTGCTCAGGATTCTATTAAAGGTCTCTTTAATGAAGATCTTGAAAATGTTGATGCTGCAAAAGATTTAGGTGTTTCCTCGATTACGGTTAATATTGACTTAGCAGAGTTATTCGCTGCTTCTCATGAAGGTGCCATTTCTTTTCAAAGTCAAGGGAAGACCTATTATTTTGATACTACCTATGTGAATAAGTTAGATCGCCGTATTGTTCCCGCTAGCACCAATCACATGAATGTGATGGCTGTCATTGCTGCCTGGAATCAAAATGGTACACGTTATCCAGATGAACTCATTTATAATGGTCATAAAGCTGCAGTTATTGGCACAAATACATCCAATACCGAAGGATTAGATGATTATCTGGCTATGATGGAATTTCTTGCTCAGCGCTACTCTCAGGATGAATCTCATGGTTTGATTCAAAGTTACATAATTGGCAATGAAATAGACTTTACGCCTTATTTCTATAACTGCGATAACTTAAATACCTTTATGGAAGAATATAGCCGAGCTCTTCGTCTAGCTTCCTTAGCCATAGGTAAATATGCCTCCGATACGGATGTTGTTGTCCCTTTTACGCATTACTGGTGTGGTGATGAAAAGAAGCTTGGAAAAGAAAACAGCGGGGCAAGTTTAAAACCTTATGATATGATCAATTGGCTTGCTAAAGTATCAAAAGAACAGGGAGATTTTAACTGGAACTTAGCCCCCCATGTGTATGGTTCGATGAATGCTAAAAGTAATATTGCCTATACGGATGTCCGCTATGGCGCCATTAATGGGGATATTCATAGCACTGAGCATCTTACCTACAGCAATATGGAACTTTTACAGGATTATTTATCTCAGGATTTATTAAAATATCAGGGGCATATGCGTTCGATTTATTTAACTGAATCAGGTGTTTCTTCAGATGATAATTCCACGGAGAATTTGAATAAACAGGCTGCTTCCTTTATTCAGACTTATTATAAATGTGCAATGCTGCCATTTGTGAAAAGCTATAATTATTATCGTCTTTATGATCATGCGGATGAGACGAAGAAACATTTATGTGTTGGCTTAATCAATGATCAGGGCGTTAAGAAACCTATTTATGATGTCTTTAAAGCTATTGATACCCCTTCAACACTAGAAGTGGCGGATCCTTATCTCAAAGAAATCAATTATTATAAAAACGGGACAAAACAGATGAATACCGAAAAGTTCTCTGTTGAAGGCTGGAAGGATGTTATGACTGTTTATGATAATGCTATGGATTGGAGTAAACAGTGGAACTTCTTCAATATTGTGAAAAAGTCTCAGCAGTCTGCTATTAATACAACACTTTATAATGCGGCTTCCGATGCTGCTCATGATAGCGATGCGGGAGAAGTCGTGGTCGCCCCAACCACGACAATGATAGGGATTAAGCGTTATCGCTGTATTCACTGTCGGGCCTGGATCAAAGATGAAACGCTCCCCGTCTTAAAAGTAGCAAAGAAGAAGACAAAAAAGAAAAAGAAGAAAGTCAAACGGAAAACAGTTTATATAGGACAAAAGGTAAAACTGCGCTATAAGGGAAAATATAAGTATAAAACCAGCAATAAAAAGATTGCGAAAGTGAGTAAAAAAGGTATCATCACCTTTAAGAAAACTGGAAAAGTGACGATTAAAGCTGTTTCTAAGAAAAAGAAGTATACGTTATATTATTTGGTCAAGAAACCACGGTTTAAACTCACCAAGAAAAAGATTGTTTTACGGAAACACAAAACAGCAAAAATCAAAGTGAAGGTGAATAAACCGAAGACAAAGATTAAATGGAAGGTTAAAAATAAAAAGATCGTGCGGATTAAGAAGGGGAAAATCCATGCCTTGAAAAAAGGACGGACAACTGTTTATGCAACAGCTCACCATATTACGAGAAAAGTAACGATTATCGTTAAATAA
- a CDS encoding glycosyl hydrolase family 28-related protein, which translates to MKKYIPVITASLLVSAMMSMPVSAKNISVTSFGAKANDKKDDTYAIQRAIDSAPSGATVTIPKGTFYSQQIYLRRNITLKASAKTVMKKKFFAKHPENAFIVFHPLKKGYTGFSKVVIEGGIWDGQIHKDNATNYHKGIEIDHGHNLTIKNMTWKNFSGMHMIEVNAVKNAKIDHVNISHHYFYKGTKRKQNLIGGLAIAFDSAIKGQGTTIPYDHTTCENITVTNC; encoded by the coding sequence ATGAAGAAATATATACCAGTAATAACGGCTTCACTACTTGTTTCGGCAATGATGAGTATGCCGGTAAGTGCCAAAAACATTTCCGTTACAAGCTTTGGCGCTAAAGCAAATGACAAGAAAGATGACACCTATGCCATTCAAAGAGCAATTGATAGTGCACCAAGCGGGGCTACGGTGACGATTCCGAAAGGAACCTTCTATTCCCAACAGATCTATCTGCGCCGTAACATCACTTTAAAAGCCAGTGCCAAAACCGTTATGAAAAAGAAATTCTTTGCGAAGCATCCTGAAAATGCCTTTATTGTCTTCCATCCCTTAAAGAAGGGCTATACCGGCTTTAGTAAGGTCGTCATCGAAGGCGGTATTTGGGATGGTCAAATTCATAAGGATAATGCGACCAACTATCATAAAGGCATTGAAATTGATCATGGACATAATCTGACAATCAAAAATATGACCTGGAAGAACTTTTCGGGAATGCATATGATTGAAGTCAATGCTGTCAAGAATGCAAAGATTGATCATGTCAATATCTCTCATCATTACTTCTATAAAGGGACAAAGAGAAAACAAAACCTCATTGGCGGTCTAGCCATCGCATTTGATTCAGCCATTAAAGGGCAGGGGACGACCATTCCCTATGACCATACGACCTGCGAGAATATTACCGTTACCAACTGTTAA
- a CDS encoding transposase family protein, producing the protein MPKDKNLIISNKNAGSSSDAVSDSTVKAFSFNDDVLKLFNIKESQVEEFKISSEKDELHVQITLNRGDCSCPMCRSEEIRVKGYKIKKVRHSVLAHAPCIIDYKQRRFECKNCGKTFNEENPFIFPGEKVSVTTVFLVLKDLRDPNETFTSVANRYFLSPTTVQRIFDAHVNIPRKKLTKYLVMDELWEARHNSSYGEKVLWEVVFNYDQVLVFFHSGLPIII; encoded by the coding sequence ATGCCTAAAGATAAAAACTTAATAATCAGTAACAAGAACGCCGGGAGCAGCTCTGATGCTGTTTCCGATAGCACCGTTAAAGCTTTTTCATTCAATGATGATGTGCTAAAGCTTTTCAACATCAAGGAATCCCAGGTTGAAGAGTTTAAAATATCCAGTGAAAAAGATGAGCTTCATGTTCAGATAACGCTCAACAGAGGCGACTGCAGCTGTCCTATGTGCCGATCCGAAGAGATCAGGGTTAAGGGATACAAAATCAAGAAGGTCCGCCATTCCGTCCTCGCTCATGCGCCATGCATAATTGATTACAAACAGCGAAGATTCGAATGCAAGAACTGCGGTAAGACGTTCAATGAGGAAAACCCCTTCATCTTTCCTGGTGAAAAAGTCTCTGTCACGACCGTGTTTCTGGTTTTGAAGGACTTGCGTGATCCCAACGAAACGTTCACATCGGTCGCCAACAGATATTTTCTAAGCCCCACCACCGTTCAGAGAATCTTTGATGCGCATGTCAACATTCCCAGAAAAAAACTTACTAAATATTTGGTAATGGATGAGTTATGGGAAGCTAGACATAACTCATCTTATGGAGAAAAAGTATTATGGGAAGTCGTTTTTAATTATGACCAAGTGCTAGTCTTTTTTCATTCCGGACTTCCCATAATTATTTAA